One Thiocapsa sp. genomic window carries:
- a CDS encoding DinB family protein, producing the protein MRGGAPDDLDPLRALIPWHERRAADLGLRLYASFVSPAAILRAFRRDALQARTLAQGLSEEQGRARIRIARFPGIEDSSRDWSVYMTLDHLVMVNTAVMVLIHAICTDHNHGAEIGLEDVRPHDDAGPDRITALEAAVERYTDVVQRLGSLRSRERHPHPWFGPLNARQWHAVAAIHNRTHRAQIEKILRRLRA; encoded by the coding sequence ATGAGGGGAGGCGCACCGGACGACCTCGACCCGCTGCGGGCCTTGATCCCTTGGCACGAGCGTCGCGCTGCGGATCTCGGTCTGCGACTCTACGCCTCGTTCGTGTCCCCGGCGGCGATCCTGCGGGCATTCCGGCGCGACGCTTTGCAGGCCAGAACGCTCGCACAGGGTCTCTCGGAAGAGCAGGGGAGGGCTCGGATCCGGATCGCGCGCTTTCCGGGGATCGAGGACAGCAGCCGCGACTGGTCTGTCTACATGACGCTCGACCATCTCGTCATGGTCAATACCGCCGTCATGGTACTGATCCACGCGATCTGCACCGATCACAATCACGGCGCCGAGATCGGCCTGGAGGACGTCCGGCCGCACGACGACGCCGGCCCCGATCGCATCACTGCCTTGGAAGCGGCAGTCGAGCGCTACACGGACGTGGTCCAGCGACTGGGCTCGCTGCGCTCGCGCGAGCGTCACCCGCATCCTTGGTTCGGTCCGCTCAATGCACGTCAGTGGCACGCCGTGGCCGCGATCCACAATCGTACGCATCGCGCTCAGATCGAGAAAATCCTGCGGCGTCTCCGGGCATGA
- a CDS encoding uracil-DNA glycosylase family protein: MSSGEGLEGVDALARLYLDLVDCRRCPGMQGPPVHGQAVISPVMMVGQAPGTREILQGIPFCWTAGKTLFRWFESIGIDEPNFRSRALMSAVCRCFPGKAPKGGDRVPDAAEVERCSGWWRTEVELARPRLIIPVGKLAITQFMASKRLNDVVGARWPYRSPSGLEADLIPLPHPSGASTWFKMEPGRTLLEKALSLIDAHPAWQEIRTASAVGHPPPAGRSGAA; encoded by the coding sequence ATGAGCTCGGGCGAGGGACTAGAAGGCGTCGATGCGCTCGCGCGACTGTATCTCGATCTGGTCGACTGCCGGCGCTGCCCCGGGATGCAGGGGCCGCCCGTACATGGTCAGGCGGTCATCTCGCCGGTCATGATGGTCGGTCAAGCCCCGGGCACGCGCGAGATCCTGCAGGGCATCCCGTTTTGTTGGACCGCCGGCAAGACGCTCTTTCGTTGGTTCGAGTCCATCGGGATCGACGAGCCGAACTTTCGCAGTCGCGCCCTCATGAGCGCGGTCTGCCGCTGCTTTCCCGGCAAAGCCCCGAAAGGCGGCGACCGGGTTCCCGACGCCGCCGAGGTCGAGCGCTGCAGCGGCTGGTGGCGAACGGAGGTCGAGCTTGCACGGCCCCGATTGATCATCCCGGTCGGCAAGCTCGCCATCACGCAGTTCATGGCGTCCAAGCGTCTGAACGACGTCGTCGGAGCGCGATGGCCCTATCGCTCCCCGAGCGGTTTGGAGGCCGACCTGATCCCGCTCCCGCATCCCTCGGGTGCCTCGACCTGGTTCAAGATGGAGCCGGGTAGAACGCTGCTTGAAAAGGCGCTGTCACTGATCGACGCGCACCCGGCGTGGCAAGAGATTCGGACTGCGTCTGCTGTGGGGCATCCGCCACCTGCCGGTCGGAGCGGCGCAGCCTAA
- a CDS encoding rhodanese-like domain-containing protein — protein sequence MSVLRSVRHHAVVVLAALSLVGGAARADSTLTAAEALEKARAGEVTFIDIRTPAEWRQTGVATGALTLDMTAPTFVRDVLNVVDGDQNAPIVLICRTGNRTGYTRDALEKLGFTNVSHVPEGMAGSRAGPGWVRRGLPVESCKTC from the coding sequence ATGTCCGTTCTTCGATCCGTCCGTCACCACGCAGTCGTCGTGCTCGCCGCCCTCTCCCTGGTCGGCGGCGCGGCGCGAGCCGACTCGACCCTGACCGCAGCCGAGGCGCTGGAGAAGGCCCGGGCCGGCGAGGTCACGTTCATCGATATCCGCACCCCGGCCGAATGGCGACAGACGGGCGTTGCGACCGGCGCACTTACGCTCGACATGACCGCACCGACCTTCGTGCGGGACGTCCTGAACGTCGTCGACGGTGATCAAAACGCCCCGATCGTTCTTATTTGCCGCACCGGAAACCGGACCGGTTACACCCGCGACGCCCTCGAAAAGCTGGGGTTTACCAACGTCTCGCATGTTCCGGAGGGTATGGCGGGGAGTCGGGCGGGCCCCGGCTGGGTGCGCCGAGGGCTGCCGGTAGAAAGCTGCAAGACCTGTTGA
- a CDS encoding cation:proton antiporter, translating to MTDAFAELAALLVIAAVAGAIAVRLKQPLLIAYIVVGIAVGPAGFALVSSHDQIEVLAQVGVAVLLFVVGLKLDLTRVRDIGPVALATGLGQLAFTIVFGFLIILALGKGLVEALYVAVALTFSSTIIIVKLLSDKGELDALHGRIAIGFLIVQDIAVVLAMMAMSSLGTGADASAWVVAASLVGRITAAAVLMFVLMRYVLPDLLHRIARSQELLLIFAIAWGTGLAALGEWVGFSKEAGAFLAGFSLASTAYREVISARLTGIRDFLLLFFFIHLGAELDMTTLGAEVWPAVWLSLFVLIGNPLIVMAIMGAMGYRKRTGFLAGLTVAQISEFSIVFVAMGISLGHVGVEALGLTTLVGLITITLSTYMILYSHPLYRTLAPLLGVFERRRPYRELGDENTASDEAQPEVLVIGLGRYGLRLARRLRDEGLHVIGVDSDPDVVRRLSHTDLNVRFGDGHDAAFLDSLPMDGLRWAISTLPELDSNRVLLYALAERRFSGEIAIVARDDAQGAQLWQMGAPVILYPFRDAVDFAADNIMAIMRRRSQAD from the coding sequence ATGACGGATGCCTTTGCGGAGCTTGCCGCCCTCCTGGTGATCGCGGCCGTTGCCGGCGCGATTGCGGTGCGCCTGAAACAGCCCCTGTTGATCGCCTACATCGTCGTCGGCATCGCGGTCGGCCCGGCCGGGTTCGCGCTGGTCAGTTCTCACGATCAGATCGAGGTACTCGCCCAGGTCGGCGTGGCGGTGCTCTTGTTCGTGGTGGGGCTGAAGCTGGACCTCACACGGGTGCGCGACATCGGCCCGGTCGCCTTGGCCACCGGATTGGGCCAGCTCGCCTTTACGATCGTCTTCGGCTTCCTGATTATCCTCGCCTTGGGCAAGGGCCTGGTGGAAGCGCTCTACGTCGCGGTCGCACTGACCTTCTCGAGCACCATCATCATCGTCAAGCTGCTCTCCGACAAGGGCGAGCTCGACGCGCTGCACGGGCGTATCGCGATCGGTTTCCTGATTGTGCAGGATATCGCCGTCGTGCTGGCGATGATGGCGATGAGCTCGCTCGGCACGGGCGCCGACGCGTCGGCCTGGGTTGTCGCGGCCTCGCTGGTGGGGCGCATCACGGCCGCGGCGGTGCTCATGTTCGTGCTGATGCGCTATGTGCTCCCGGATCTCCTGCATCGCATCGCGCGCTCGCAGGAGCTGCTCCTGATCTTCGCCATCGCGTGGGGCACCGGGCTCGCGGCCCTCGGCGAGTGGGTTGGCTTCTCCAAGGAAGCCGGGGCCTTCCTGGCCGGTTTCTCGTTGGCGTCGACCGCCTATCGCGAGGTCATCAGCGCGCGCCTGACGGGCATCCGCGACTTTCTGCTGTTGTTCTTTTTTATCCATCTCGGCGCCGAGCTCGACATGACGACCCTCGGTGCCGAGGTCTGGCCCGCCGTCTGGCTGTCGCTGTTCGTGCTGATCGGCAATCCGCTGATCGTGATGGCCATCATGGGCGCGATGGGCTACCGCAAGCGAACGGGGTTTCTCGCGGGCCTGACGGTCGCCCAGATCAGCGAGTTCTCGATCGTCTTCGTAGCGATGGGAATCAGCCTGGGCCATGTCGGGGTGGAGGCACTCGGGCTGACAACCTTGGTCGGGCTGATCACCATCACGCTGTCGACGTACATGATCCTGTACTCGCACCCCTTGTACCGGACCCTCGCGCCTTTGCTCGGGGTGTTCGAACGACGTCGGCCTTACCGCGAGCTCGGCGACGAAAATACGGCTTCGGACGAGGCGCAGCCGGAGGTGCTGGTGATCGGGCTTGGCCGCTACGGACTACGCTTGGCACGACGTCTGCGCGACGAGGGCCTGCACGTGATCGGGGTGGATAGTGATCCGGACGTCGTGCGTCGCTTATCCCACACCGACTTGAATGTCCGCTTCGGCGATGGTCACGATGCCGCTTTTTTGGATAGTCTCCCTATGGACGGGCTGCGCTGGGCCATCAGCACCCTGCCGGAATTGGATTCAAACCGCGTCCTGCTCTACGCCTTGGCCGAGCGTCGTTTCTCGGGCGAGATCGCCATCGTCGCCCGTGACGACGCCCAGGGTGCACAGCTCTGGCAGATGGGCGCGCCCGTCATTCTGTACCCCTTCCGCGATGCGGTGGATTTTGCCGCGGACAACATCATGGCCATCATGCGCCGCCGAAGCCAAGCAGATTGA
- the katG gene encoding catalase/peroxidase HPI, producing the protein MDKTRMTTAGKCPVMHGANTTAGTSVMDWWPKALNLDILHQHDTKTNPMGEDFNYREAVKTLDVEALKTDLRALMTDSQDWWPADWGHYGGLMIRMAWHAAGTYRIADGRGGAGTGNQRFAPINSWPDNVNLDKARRLLWPIKKTYGNKISWADLIVLAGTVAYESMGLKTYGFAFGRADIWHPEKDTYWGSEKEWLAPSDNPDSRYSGDRELENPLAAVMMGLIYVNPEGVDGKPDPLRTAHDVRVTFARMAMNDEETVALTAGGHTVGKCHGNGDAGLLGPAPEAADVQEQGLGWNNHSSRGVGRDTVSSGIEGAWTTHPTRWDNGYFAMLLEHDWELKKSPAGAWQWEPKDIKEEDKPVDVEDPSIRYNPIMTDADMAMKMDPAYREISERFHKDPEYFSEVFARAWFKLTHRDLGPKARYIGPDVPQEDLIWQDPVPAGRTDYAVDAVKAKIAAGGLSIGDMVATAWDSARTFRGSDMRGGANGARIRLAPQKDWEGNEPARLAKVLGVLEGIAAETGASLADVIVLAGNLGIEQAAKAAGVEITVPFVPGRGDATAEMTDVESFEPLEPIHDGYRNWLKKDYVVSAEELMLDRTQLMGLTAHEMTALVGGMRVLGTDHGGTKHGVFTDREGVLTNDFFVNLTDMAYTWKPTGNNLYELRDRRTDEVKWTATRVDLVFGSNAILRAYAEVYAQDDNREKFVQDFVAAWTKVMNADRFDAA; encoded by the coding sequence ATGGACAAAACCCGAATGACGACTGCCGGCAAATGCCCTGTGATGCACGGCGCAAATACCACCGCCGGAACATCGGTCATGGACTGGTGGCCGAAGGCGCTCAACCTCGACATCCTGCATCAGCACGACACCAAGACCAATCCGATGGGTGAGGACTTCAACTATCGTGAAGCGGTCAAGACACTCGATGTGGAGGCGCTCAAGACCGATCTGCGCGCCTTGATGACCGACAGCCAGGACTGGTGGCCCGCGGACTGGGGCCATTACGGCGGTCTGATGATTCGGATGGCCTGGCACGCCGCGGGCACCTACCGGATTGCGGACGGCCGCGGCGGTGCCGGCACGGGCAATCAGCGGTTTGCCCCGATCAACAGCTGGCCGGACAACGTGAACCTGGATAAGGCGCGGCGTCTGCTCTGGCCCATCAAGAAAACATACGGCAACAAGATCAGCTGGGCCGACCTGATCGTTCTCGCCGGCACGGTGGCCTATGAATCGATGGGGCTGAAGACCTACGGTTTTGCCTTTGGCCGCGCGGACATCTGGCATCCCGAGAAGGACACCTACTGGGGCTCCGAGAAAGAGTGGCTCGCACCCAGCGACAACCCCGACAGCCGCTACTCGGGCGATCGGGAGCTGGAAAACCCCTTAGCCGCCGTGATGATGGGCTTGATCTACGTCAATCCCGAAGGTGTCGACGGCAAACCCGACCCCTTACGCACCGCCCACGATGTGCGCGTGACCTTCGCACGCATGGCGATGAACGACGAGGAAACCGTCGCCCTGACCGCCGGTGGCCACACGGTCGGCAAGTGCCACGGCAATGGCGACGCAGGTCTGTTGGGGCCGGCGCCCGAAGCAGCCGATGTGCAGGAGCAGGGCCTTGGCTGGAACAACCACAGCAGCCGCGGCGTTGGCCGCGACACCGTGTCCAGCGGCATCGAAGGTGCCTGGACGACCCACCCGACGCGATGGGACAACGGCTACTTCGCCATGCTGCTCGAGCATGACTGGGAGCTCAAAAAGAGCCCCGCCGGCGCTTGGCAGTGGGAGCCCAAGGACATCAAAGAGGAAGACAAGCCCGTCGATGTCGAGGATCCCTCGATCCGGTACAACCCGATCATGACCGATGCCGACATGGCCATGAAGATGGACCCGGCATATCGGGAGATCTCCGAGCGATTCCACAAGGATCCCGAGTACTTCTCGGAGGTCTTTGCACGGGCCTGGTTCAAGCTGACGCATCGCGATTTAGGCCCGAAGGCGCGCTACATCGGCCCCGATGTTCCGCAGGAAGACCTCATCTGGCAGGATCCGGTGCCCGCCGGCCGCACCGATTACGCTGTCGACGCCGTGAAGGCCAAGATCGCGGCCGGCGGTCTGAGCATCGGCGACATGGTCGCCACCGCCTGGGACAGCGCGCGGACCTTCCGTGGCTCGGACATGCGCGGCGGTGCCAACGGTGCACGCATCCGCCTGGCCCCGCAGAAGGACTGGGAGGGCAACGAGCCCGCGCGTCTGGCCAAGGTGCTGGGCGTGCTCGAGGGCATCGCGGCCGAGACCGGCGCCAGCCTGGCCGATGTCATCGTGCTTGCCGGCAATCTCGGGATCGAGCAGGCGGCCAAGGCGGCCGGTGTCGAGATCACCGTTCCCTTTGTTCCCGGTCGCGGCGATGCCACTGCCGAGATGACGGATGTCGAGTCGTTCGAACCGCTGGAGCCCATCCATGACGGCTATCGCAACTGGCTCAAGAAGGACTACGTCGTCAGTGCCGAAGAGCTGATGCTCGACCGCACGCAGCTGATGGGTCTGACCGCCCATGAGATGACGGCGCTGGTCGGCGGCATGCGGGTGTTGGGCACCGATCACGGCGGCACCAAGCATGGGGTCTTTACCGATCGCGAGGGCGTCCTGACGAACGACTTCTTCGTGAATCTGACGGATATGGCCTACACCTGGAAGCCAACCGGCAACAACCTGTATGAACTCCGTGACCGCAGGACGGATGAGGTCAAGTGGACGGCGACCCGCGTGGATCTGGTGTTCGGGTCCAACGCGATCCTTCGCGCCTATGCCGAGGTCTACGCGCAGGATGACAACAGGGAAAAGTTCGTGCAAGACTTCGTCGCTGCATGGACGAAGGTCATGAACGCCGACCGCTTCGACGCGGCTTAA
- a CDS encoding nucleoside transporter C-terminal domain-containing protein, translating into MLSTLQPLLGLGVILGLAWLLSERRGAVSPRLVLAGLALQVVFALALLKLPLAQAAFLGLTDLVLAVQRATQAGTELVFGFLGGGAAPFETRYPQNSFVLAFQALPLILVMSALSALLFHWRVLPLLVRGFAWLLRRTMGTGGALGLGAAANVFVGMTEAPLLIRPYLAGLSRSALFALMTCGMATVAGTVMVLYAGILADTVPDAMGHILTASLISAPAALMIAGILVPEQADEADRAIVAIPIASRSSMDAITRGTLDAIPLWLNILAMLIVMVALVSLANQLLGLLPTVAGEPLTAQRILGWAMAPVVWLIGIPWSEAQVAGSLMGVKTILNELIAYLELAGTPSAELGERSRLIMTYALCGFANLGSLGIMIGGLGAMAPERRDEVVALGLKSVLAGTMATLSTGAIVALIL; encoded by the coding sequence ATGCTGAGCACCCTGCAGCCCTTGCTCGGACTGGGCGTCATCCTCGGTCTGGCCTGGCTCCTGAGCGAGCGGCGTGGCGCGGTCAGTCCCCGTCTGGTCCTCGCCGGCCTTGCGTTGCAGGTCGTTTTCGCACTCGCGCTGTTGAAGCTGCCGCTCGCCCAAGCCGCCTTTCTGGGGCTGACCGACCTGGTGCTCGCGGTACAGCGCGCCACCCAAGCCGGCACCGAGCTGGTCTTCGGCTTCCTCGGCGGCGGCGCGGCACCCTTCGAGACGCGCTATCCGCAGAACAGCTTCGTGCTCGCCTTCCAAGCCCTCCCCCTGATCCTGGTGATGAGCGCGCTCTCCGCCCTCCTCTTCCATTGGCGCGTGCTGCCCCTGCTGGTGCGCGGCTTCGCCTGGCTGTTGCGACGGACCATGGGGACCGGCGGTGCGCTGGGGCTCGGGGCGGCGGCAAACGTCTTTGTCGGCATGACCGAGGCGCCCCTTCTGATTCGGCCCTACCTGGCAGGACTGTCGCGCTCGGCGCTCTTCGCACTCATGACCTGCGGCATGGCCACCGTCGCCGGGACCGTCATGGTACTTTATGCCGGGATCCTGGCCGACACAGTGCCGGATGCGATGGGACACATCCTCACCGCGTCCCTGATCAGCGCGCCGGCGGCCTTGATGATCGCCGGCATCCTGGTGCCGGAGCAGGCGGACGAGGCGGACCGGGCGATCGTCGCCATCCCGATCGCGTCGCGCAGCAGCATGGACGCCATTACCCGCGGAACACTCGACGCGATCCCGCTCTGGCTCAACATCCTGGCGATGCTGATCGTCATGGTCGCGCTGGTGAGCCTCGCCAACCAGCTGTTGGGTCTGCTCCCGACGGTGGCCGGCGAGCCCTTGACCGCACAACGCATCCTCGGCTGGGCCATGGCCCCGGTCGTCTGGCTGATCGGCATCCCCTGGTCCGAGGCGCAGGTCGCCGGCTCCCTGATGGGTGTCAAGACCATCCTCAACGAGCTGATCGCCTACCTGGAGCTCGCCGGCACCCCGAGTGCCGAGCTCGGCGAGCGCAGCCGGCTGATCATGACCTACGCACTCTGCGGCTTCGCCAATCTCGGGAGCCTCGGCATCATGATCGGCGGTCTCGGGGCCATGGCGCCGGAACGCCGCGACGAGGTCGTCGCGCTCGGGCTGAAGTCGGTCCTTGCAGGAACCATGGCGACGCTGTCGACTGGGGCGATCGTTGCCTTGATCCTCTGA
- the hslO gene encoding Hsp33 family molecular chaperone HslO yields the protein MSDSDRLYRFIFENIGIRGNLVHLDAAWRAVLSAHPYPEAVRDPLGESLAAVTLLASTIKFEGSLILQAQGRGPIRTLVAQATHEHKVRGLARWEGEVPADGTLAARFGGGHLALTIERRGAEPYQGIVPLEGADLSAAIERYFVDSEQLPTRLWLTAGANRAAGLLLQRLPGEGLSDEDWERIGMLAGTLTREELTGQSTGDLLYRLFNEESIRLFEPEPIAFRCGCSRTRIEETLKLLGPAEVDDILAEEGAVSVTCEFCNRNYAFDAVDAKQLFAELTRHEPSPSQH from the coding sequence ATGAGCGACTCGGATCGTCTTTACCGCTTTATCTTCGAGAACATCGGGATTCGCGGCAATCTGGTCCATTTGGATGCGGCCTGGCGTGCCGTCCTGAGTGCGCACCCCTACCCGGAGGCGGTTCGCGATCCGCTCGGGGAGTCGCTGGCCGCCGTGACGCTGCTCGCCTCGACGATCAAGTTCGAGGGCTCTCTGATCCTGCAGGCACAGGGGCGGGGGCCCATCCGCACCCTGGTTGCACAGGCGACTCACGAGCATAAGGTCCGCGGGCTTGCCCGTTGGGAAGGCGAGGTGCCCGCCGACGGGACACTCGCGGCGCGGTTCGGAGGGGGACATCTGGCCTTGACGATCGAGCGGCGCGGCGCCGAGCCCTATCAGGGAATCGTGCCGCTGGAAGGAGCGGATCTCTCGGCGGCGATCGAGCGTTATTTCGTCGACTCCGAGCAGCTCCCGACGCGGCTCTGGCTTACGGCCGGAGCGAACCGCGCCGCCGGACTGCTGCTGCAGCGCCTCCCCGGCGAGGGTCTGAGCGACGAAGACTGGGAGCGCATCGGGATGCTGGCCGGCACACTGACACGCGAGGAGCTGACCGGCCAATCCACGGGCGATCTCCTCTATCGGCTCTTCAACGAGGAGTCGATCCGGCTGTTCGAGCCCGAGCCGATCGCCTTTCGGTGCGGCTGCTCGCGCACTCGGATCGAGGAGACGCTCAAGCTGCTCGGCCCGGCCGAGGTCGACGACATCCTCGCCGAGGAAGGCGCGGTCAGCGTCACCTGCGAGTTCTGCAACCGCAACTACGCCTTCGACGCGGTGGACGCCAAACAGCTCTTCGCCGAGCTGACCCGCCACGAGCCCTCGCCCTCGCAGCACTGA
- a CDS encoding metallophosphoesterase family protein: MKVAIFSDVQANLPAMEVAVERILDWNPDLVVMDGDLVNRGPSSLACVELFDELRRTRGWLPVKGNHEAWILRCSREPPRTELEGQMRRFADWTYEQVRERLAALEGWPDHLCFHGESDSSWVHVTHGTMAGNRFGISAGVSDEEIRGNLPVDVALFVTAHTHRPLHRELDGTPILNVGSVGSPFDGDTRGSYALLEERRGHWTWEIVRFDYDRARAERDFRDSGFIEEGGPLARILFEEWRQARLLMPYWRRGFEPAVLAGERDLAGSVEEFLRDSGHV; this comes from the coding sequence ATGAAGGTTGCGATCTTTTCCGATGTTCAAGCCAACCTGCCGGCGATGGAGGTCGCGGTCGAGCGGATCCTCGACTGGAATCCGGATCTGGTGGTGATGGACGGGGACCTGGTCAACCGCGGGCCGAGCAGCCTTGCCTGTGTCGAGCTGTTCGACGAGCTGCGCCGAACACGCGGCTGGTTGCCGGTGAAGGGCAATCACGAGGCGTGGATCCTGCGCTGCTCTCGGGAGCCGCCCCGCACCGAGCTGGAGGGTCAAATGCGGCGCTTCGCCGACTGGACCTACGAGCAGGTCCGCGAGCGTCTCGCGGCGCTCGAAGGCTGGCCGGACCATCTCTGCTTCCACGGCGAGAGCGATTCCAGCTGGGTGCACGTCACGCACGGGACCATGGCCGGGAACCGCTTCGGGATCTCGGCCGGTGTTTCGGACGAGGAGATCCGCGGCAACCTCCCGGTGGACGTCGCCCTGTTCGTGACGGCGCACACGCATCGCCCCCTGCATCGCGAGCTGGACGGCACACCCATCCTGAACGTCGGCTCGGTCGGCTCGCCGTTCGATGGCGACACGCGTGGAAGCTATGCCTTGCTCGAAGAACGTCGAGGACATTGGACCTGGGAGATCGTGCGGTTCGACTACGACCGTGCTCGCGCGGAGCGGGATTTTCGCGATTCGGGCTTTATCGAGGAGGGCGGACCCTTGGCGCGCATCCTCTTCGAGGAGTGGCGTCAGGCGCGTCTCTTGATGCCCTACTGGAGGCGAGGCTTCGAGCCGGCCGTTCTTGCGGGAGAGCGCGACCTCGCTGGATCCGTCGAAGAGTTTCTGCGGGATTCAGGTCACGTTTGA
- a CDS encoding MTH1187 family thiamine-binding protein, with protein sequence MSVLLDLSIFPVDRGAGVSGFVAPVIAMIRDSGHDYRLSPMGTVVETDTLPEALAVIERAYEILDALGCERVYATAKLDIRKGQTGRMEGKVASVRRQIGEVAC encoded by the coding sequence ATGTCCGTTCTGCTCGATCTCAGCATCTTTCCCGTCGACCGAGGCGCCGGTGTGAGCGGCTTCGTCGCCCCCGTCATCGCCATGATCCGCGACAGCGGCCACGATTACCGACTCTCGCCGATGGGCACCGTCGTCGAAACCGACACCCTGCCCGAGGCGCTGGCGGTAATCGAGCGCGCCTATGAGATCCTCGATGCCTTGGGCTGCGAGCGCGTCTATGCGACGGCGAAGCTCGACATCCGGAAGGGGCAGACCGGACGCATGGAGGGGAAGGTCGCGTCGGTGCGGAGGCAGATCGGCGAGGTCGCCTGCTGA
- a CDS encoding DUF6489 family protein, which yields MKMSFDVEMTPEEMRKLLGLPDVEAFQRQLMDDIRERMVAGTEGYDPIKLFQPYVTGTMASWDMFQKMLTNATSMSSGGTGSSSDSTDAESKPRRK from the coding sequence ATGAAGATGAGTTTCGATGTCGAGATGACGCCGGAAGAGATGCGCAAGCTGTTGGGTTTGCCGGATGTCGAAGCCTTTCAACGCCAGTTGATGGACGACATCCGCGAGCGCATGGTCGCCGGCACCGAGGGTTACGACCCGATCAAGCTGTTCCAGCCCTACGTGACCGGGACCATGGCCTCATGGGACATGTTCCAGAAAATGCTGACGAATGCGACGAGCATGTCCTCGGGCGGAACGGGCTCAAGCAGCGACAGCACTGACGCCGAGTCCAAGCCGCGACGGAAATAG
- the purN gene encoding phosphoribosylglycinamide formyltransferase encodes MPDGGRLRVVALISGSGSNLQALMDDATKGRDFEIVAVVSNRADAFGLERARRAGIPAEVLDHRDFAGREPYEAELRALIDRYAPGLVILAGFMRILTPAFVEHYSGRMLNIHPSLLPKFRGLQTHQRALDAEEREHGASVHFVTPELDGGPVVIQARLDIHPGEDAARLAQRVLTQEHIIYPRAVGWFAQGCLRLGEDGRPWLDGEPLMSPIMIDTATGSDGFGTGDESPQVRAARTR; translated from the coding sequence ATGCCTGATGGCGGGCGCCTGCGCGTCGTCGCCCTGATCTCGGGCAGCGGCAGCAACCTGCAGGCATTGATGGACGACGCGACAAAGGGCCGAGACTTCGAGATCGTCGCCGTCGTCAGCAACCGCGCGGATGCCTTCGGCCTGGAACGAGCCCGGCGCGCCGGGATCCCGGCCGAGGTGCTGGACCATCGCGACTTCGCGGGACGCGAGCCCTACGAGGCCGAGCTGCGCGCCCTGATCGATCGCTATGCGCCCGGCCTGGTGATCTTGGCCGGCTTCATGCGCATCCTCACGCCCGCCTTTGTCGAGCATTATTCCGGACGGATGCTCAACATCCATCCCTCGCTCCTACCCAAATTCCGGGGGCTCCAGACCCATCAGCGCGCCTTGGACGCCGAGGAGCGCGAGCATGGCGCGAGCGTCCACTTCGTCACACCCGAGCTCGACGGCGGACCCGTCGTCATTCAGGCTCGACTGGACATCCATCCGGGAGAGGACGCCGCGAGATTGGCGCAACGGGTGCTGACACAGGAGCACATCATCTATCCACGGGCGGTCGGCTGGTTCGCGCAGGGGTGCCTGCGACTGGGGGAGGATGGCCGGCCGTGGTTGGACGGCGAGCCGCTGATGTCGCCGATCATGATCGATACCGCGACCGGCTCCGATGGTTTCGGAACGGGCGACGAGTCTCCCCAAGTGCGCGCGGCGCGGACAAGATGA